One genomic segment of Ricinus communis isolate WT05 ecotype wild-type chromosome 5, ASM1957865v1, whole genome shotgun sequence includes these proteins:
- the LOC8288043 gene encoding protein LURP-one-related 17, with protein MKKFFFLKSLSRSVHDEEDHQQQNETKIADDGGTCTSLTVWRKSLIINCNGFTVINSHGDLAYRVDSYMVRPHELILMDGSGKSVLTVHRRKKLGLGDNWEVCAGEVGRYCSTTTELTKKPIWSVKKHISILRGNDNVLAHVYRGSCIEKRNNYSYVIEGSYRQRSCKIMDESRNVVAEIKRKEAMVVGVSFGVEVFLLVVQPGFDPGFAMALVLLLDQMFS; from the exons atgaagaagttcttttttttgaaatcttTGTCAAGATCAGTCCACGATGAAGAAGATCATCAGCAACAGAATGAGACCAAGATTGCAGATGATGGTGGGACGTGTACATCGCTAACGGTGTGGAGAAAGTCACTTATAATTAACTGCAATGGATTTACAGTGATTAATTCACATGGAGATTTAGCTTATCGTGTGGATAGTTATATGGTTCGTCCTCATGAACTTATTCTCATGGATGGTTCTGGAAAATCTGTCCTTACAGTGCATCGACGAAAG AAGCTTGGATTGGGAGATAATTGGGAAGTGTGCGCAGGGGAAGTAGGTAGATATTGTTCAACAACAACTGAATTGACAAAGAAGCCAATTTGGAGTGTGAAGAAACATATCAGCATACTACGAGGAAATGACAATGTACTTGCACATGTTTATAGAGGTAGCTgcatagagaaaagaaataattactCATATGTTATTGAAGGTTCTTATAGGCAGAGATCATGTAAAATCATGGATGAATCAAGAAATGTTGTCGCAGAAATCAAGAGGAAAGAAGCAATGGTAGTTGGGGTTTCTTTTGGGGTTGAAGTTTTCTTATTAGTTGTACAGCCAGGGTTTGATCCTGGATTTGCTATGGCTCTTGTTTTATTGTTGGATCAAATGTTTTCATAG
- the LOC8287444 gene encoding uncharacterized protein LOC8287444, producing the protein MDAVELNYPVALAAAAGAAPELFGGRDRVTVMEAEAEVELCNSLLSEKDATSAVNSLESTPLNKVPAPELCQHTSHRPSFPSEDVSKQLHFGSAKIPSWIPRHEEVQVQRKVGQVSRSGSGCSKRPRVTLLEDTTDPATIDNAKEACSKQVSHPIKCESNEKTQSAKQRNNFSSKRGDRRNSKVLTKTKYDSFSVKASLASFSSAAAGNNFFGLYGLKTDVHDITKLVDDLSLDDLLQGIYECPKLGKDKGKKATNTTESVLHSVRKACSILQLTRSAQFQNFAEIDSCSNEIIPTGQTTSISIVGNGDNGDSSMTELCSYNKESCSKRESSANFLNLSFEQPKGTLERLALPPPKDLEALLLDAAKPAVSSRNAPDPRPGKQASRRPSLPPFPWSHTFGGNCRTNSDANKLLTSRSTCQGRWVKLGNTFNSLGIVPKCLIDLESLAYDDTLVPSSGPKLAVPGNNIVSSTFVPQGNWGSSISDTSLTLPSSLGTDFIKESGSDLKNHRKVGQCPRLLAAAQTLYDIATSTSRLNQDGMVKWPKKPSQKVMKARKSKSAEKPEDIFAPSTLVMGSDQMEKNSVDHTLTSKRLKLSTIENKNYLSHVNGVRKGPINWSTPKSSRSSPNKSVRDSTACIVKQSCMTPPPAKVLHRSCNGQQKFHKLIRTDWNRECDRQD; encoded by the exons ATGGACGCAGTCGAATTAAATTATCCTGTTGCTCTTGCGGCGGCGGCGGGGGCGGCACCGGAGCTGTTTGGTGGTAGAGATAGGGTTACGGTGATGGAGGCGGAGGCAGAGGTGGAGCTTTGTAATTCCTTGCTTAGTGAGAAAG ATGCAACAAGCGCAGTGAACTCTTTGGAATCCACGCCATTGAATAAGGTTCCAGCTCCTGAACTTTGTCAGCATACTAGTCATCGGCCTAGCTTTCCTAGTGAAGATGTGTCTAAACAGCTCCATTTTGGCAGTGCAAAAATTCCTTCCTGGATTCCTAGGCATGAAGAAGTGCAAGTGCAAAGAAAAGTAGGACAAGTGTCAAGAAGTGGTAGTGGATGTTCTAAAAGACCACGAGTAACTTTATTAGAAGATACTACAGATCCAGCTACCATTGATAACGCAAAAGAAGCATGTAGTAAGCAAGTATCACATCCAATCAAATGTGAATCTAATG AGAAAACTCAATCAGCAAAACAAAGGAACAACTTCAGCAGCAAACGAGGTGATAGGAGAAATTCTAAAGTTCTTACGAAGACTAAGTATGATTCCTTTTCTGTTAAGGCAAGTTTGGCGAGCTTTAGTTCAGCTGCTGCAGGAAACAACTTCTTTG GATTATATGGTCTGAAGACTGATGTTCATGACATCACTAAACTTGTTGATGATTTATCATTGGATGATCTCCTTCAAGGCATTTATGAGTGTCCTAAACTAGGCAAAGATAAGGGAAAGAAAGCAACAAACACAACCGAAAGCGTTCTGCATTCAGTTAGAAAGGCTTGCTCTATTCTTCAGCTAACTAGATCTGCACAGTTCCAGAATTTTGCTGAGATAGATAGCTGTTCCAATGAGATAATACCCACAGGCCAAACTACCTCTATTTCTATTGTGGGAAATGGAGATAATGGTGATTCATCTATGACAGAATTATGTTCATATAATAAG GAATCTTGCAGCAAGCGTGAAAGTTCTGCAAATTTTCTCAATCTCTCATTCGAGCAACCTAAAGGTACACTGGAACGCTTGGCACTTCCTCCACCCAAGGATTTAGAGGCTTTGCTTCTTGATGCAGCCAAGCCTGCTGTATCTTCAAGGAATGCTCCTGATCCACGCCCAGGAAAACAAGCATCTCGTCGACCTAGTTTGCCCCCTTTTCCTTGGTCACATACATTTGGTGGCAATTGTAGGACGAATTCTGATGCAAATAAGCTTTTAACAAGTAGGAGCACATGCCAAGGAAGATGGGTGAAATTGGGGAACACTTTCAATTCACTTGGGATTGTCCCTAAATGTCTTATAGACTTGGAGTCATTGGCTTATGATGATACCCTAGTTCCTTCAAGTGGACCAAAGCTTGCTGTCCCAGGAAATAATATTGTTTCATCTACATTTGTTCCTCAGGGCAATTGGGGTTCATCAATATCAGATACTTCTCTGACCCTCCCTTCCTCCCTCGGCACAGATTTCATTAAGG AATCTGGAAGTGACCTGAAGAATCATAGAAAAG TTGGGCAATGTCCAAGATTGTTGGCGGCTGCTCAAACATTGTATGACATTGCCACTTCTACCTCGAGGTTAAACCAAGATGGAATGGTAAAGTGGCCAAAGAAACCCTCACAAAAGGTTATGAAAGCTCGCAAGTCAAAATCAGCTGAGAAACCTGAAGATATATTTGCACCCTCGACTTTAGTTATGGGGTCTGATCAGATGGAAAAAAATAGTGTCGACCATACACTGACATCAAAGAGACTTAAACTCTCAACAATTGAGAACAAGAATTATCTCTCACATGTGAATGGTGTGCGAAAGGGGCCAATAAACTGGTCTACGCCCAAATCAAGTAGATCATCACCGAATAAATCAGTCAGAGACTCGACAGCCTGCATTGTTAAGCAATCATGTATGACTCCGCCGCCTGCTAAGGTTTTGCACAGAAGTTGCAATGGTCAACAGAAATTCCATAAATTAATTCGAACGGATTGGAACCGGGAATGTGACAGGCAGGACTGA